GAGTTTCCCTTCGCGCCTCAAAAGTTCCAGCACGTTTTTTTCGTCGGGCGAAAGGTTGTCCGGCGGAGGGCTGGGGAAGCTGATCAGAAGCTGCCCGTACTGTCCCGATATTTTCCCGATAAACTCGTCGATGTCGATCAGGGGGTTGGCTCCATCCCGTATCAGAGTGTTCGTTCCCTTCGCCGATTCCTCCGTTATCCGTCCAGGGACGCACCAGATCTCGCGGCCGATGTCCAACCCCTGCCGTGCTGTTATCATGGCTCCGCCGTCCACAGGGGACTCCACTGCGACGAGGACTCTGCAGAGCCCGGCGATGATGCGGTTGCGCTCGGGAAAGCGCCAGGCGTTTCCGCCGGTTCCCATGGGGTACTCCGAAACCAGCGCCCCCTGCTCGGCAATGCGGTGGAACAGGGGCCGATGCTCGGCGGGATAAACCCGATCCAGCGCCGTGCCCAGAACGGCGATTGTGGTTCCGCCCGCCCCCAGGCAGCCTCGATGCCCCGCTCCGTCGATGCCCTTCGCTCCGCCGCTGAGGACCTGGTATCCCGCCTGAGCGACTCCGCGCCCGATGGCCTCGGCGGTCAGGCGTCCATAGGAGCTGCATCGCCGGGTGCCCACAATGGCGATCATGGATTTGGAGAGGTTCAGATCCCCCTTCACGTAAAGGCCCAGCGGCGGAGCGGGGAGGTCTTTCAGGCGCGGAGGATATTCCACGTCGTCAATGGGGAGAAAACGCGCGCCGAACCGGTCCGTTCTTTCCATCTCCCGGTCGGCCCAATCCCTCTCGGACAGAAGTTCCGTAAGCTGTTTGCAGGAAGATTCCCGAAGTTCAAGCGTCTTCAGAAACTCTTCCCCTCCGCGCCACAGAGCGGCAGGGTCCTCCCGGCGCTTCAGGACCGTCCAGGCGGACACCGGAGCCCTGCACGCGTTCAGGAGCAAAATCGCCTTCAAAAAATCATTCATAGAGCGAAAACCTCATTTTTTCTCAATATCATCGCTCACCGATCACGCCTCTCCGATACATCAGGGATTCGGCAAGGTGAGGCGTCCGGATCTCGGCTTCGCCGGCGAGATCGGCAATCGTGCGGGCGACCTTCAGAACCCGGCTGATTCCCCGTCCCGACAGTCGCATCTTTTCCGCCATTCCGGCCAGGTATTTCAGAGTTTCCTCTGAGATTCCCAGAGAGCTTCGGACGATCTTTTCCGGCAGCTCCGCGTTGCAGGAGAATCCATGAGGCGCCCAGCGCTTCTGTTGCATCGTTCGGGCCCGGCAGACGCGCTCGCGAATGGATTCGCTGGACTCCGCCGTTCCGGAAAAGGACAGAAGTTCCTCCGGCAGCAGCCGCGGAACGGAAATCTGCAGGTCGATACGGTCCAGAATGGGGCCGGACAGCTTGCGCCGGTACCGCTCCAGCTCCAGGGACGAACAGACGCATTTTTCTACAGGATCCCCACGGTTTCCGCAGGCGCAGGGGTTGGCCGCGAGAACGAGCAGAACCCGGGAAGGGTAGGTGACCGTTCCCGCCGCCCGGCTGATCACCACCTGACCGTCCTCCAGGGGGGCTCTCAGGCTTTCCGTCAAATCTCGGCGAAATTCCGTAAACTCGTCGAGAAAGAGGATGCCCCTGTGGGCCAGGGAAACTTCTCCCGGCCTCAGAGCGCTTCCCCCTCCGCAGATGGAAACGGTGCTGGCGGTGAAATGAACCGTTCGGAAGGGCCGCCTTCGTCCCGCCTCCAGGGGAAGCCCCAGGGTGCTGCGGACCAGAAGAGTCTCCACCAGTTCGTCGTCCGAAAGGGGAGGCAGGATTCCGTTGAGGGCCCGGGCAATCAGTGTTTTGCCGCTTCCCGGAGAGCCCACAAGCAAAAGGTTA
This DNA window, taken from Synergistaceae bacterium, encodes the following:
- a CDS encoding YifB family Mg chelatase-like AAA ATPase; translation: MTITHTVKSVTLQGMEAVPVEVEVEMTGGLFSISIVGLPDAAVKESKERVRAALRSVGLPLKGRVAVNLAPADLPKEGALLDLPIALAMMCSAGLLKPPEPALYMGELALDGRLRRVRGAVPAAFLARSEDMPLYVPAENAEEVALVKGVRAYAINDLRELVSILKEERKPVPVALSTVSEQPFTAEPNFRDIKGQAAARRAAEIAAAGHHNLLLVGSPGSGKTLIARALNGILPPLSDDELVETLLVRSTLGLPLEAGRRRPFRTVHFTASTVSICGGGSALRPGEVSLAHRGILFLDEFTEFRRDLTESLRAPLEDGQVVISRAAGTVTYPSRVLLVLAANPCACGNRGDPVEKCVCSSLELERYRRKLSGPILDRIDLQISVPRLLPEELLSFSGTAESSESIRERVCRARTMQQKRWAPHGFSCNAELPEKIVRSSLGISEETLKYLAGMAEKMRLSGRGISRVLKVARTIADLAGEAEIRTPHLAESLMYRRGVIGER
- the dprA gene encoding DNA-processing protein DprA, yielding MNDFLKAILLLNACRAPVSAWTVLKRREDPAALWRGGEEFLKTLELRESSCKQLTELLSERDWADREMERTDRFGARFLPIDDVEYPPRLKDLPAPPLGLYVKGDLNLSKSMIAIVGTRRCSSYGRLTAEAIGRGVAQAGYQVLSGGAKGIDGAGHRGCLGAGGTTIAVLGTALDRVYPAEHRPLFHRIAEQGALVSEYPMGTGGNAWRFPERNRIIAGLCRVLVAVESPVDGGAMITARQGLDIGREIWCVPGRITEESAKGTNTLIRDGANPLIDIDEFIGKISGQYGQLLISFPSPPPDNLSPDEKNVLELLRREGKLTHDDIILKSGLGFSEVQMSLATLCAFHLAVESGAGRYEAITPPEQPREFSPRII